ATAGGAACTTGTTTCATTTCTTTGCGTCCTTGGTTTAATAACGTATATAATAAAATTATGATTTCATTACTATTTAGAGGTGATATGCGGTGCTTACATTAGATATTTTTGGCTTTAAAGCACTTTGGAGCCCGTACTTTCTATTAAGTCTGCTTGCAATAACTGCAGTATACTTTTTAATTACAATTAAATTCCGCAGCAAGTTTGTTGATAGTGAACCACTAACAAAGAAACAAGCTGGGTTGTTTTTGCTCTCGATTTCACTAATCTATGCTATTAAAGGATCTCCATTAGATTTAATGGCTCATTTAATGTTTTACGTCCATATGATTTCAATGGCAGTTTTAGTGCTGGTCATACCGCCAATATTTATTTTTGGTATTCCGGTTTGGATATGGAGAAAGCTTTTCAAAGTTAGGCTGATTAATTCTTTGTTTCGGTTTTTCACAAAACCACTAATAGCATTAATCATTTTTAATGGATTGTTTTCTTTTTATCATATACCAATGATTTTTGACCGTGTTATGCAAAACTTCTGGTTCCATGCTGGCTACTCAGTTCTTCTTTTTATCGTTGCGATATTCATGTGGTGGCCGCTAATTAACCCTGTTCCAGAACAACAAAGATTAAGCGGTTTAAAAAAGGTTGGTTATATCTTTGCGGATGGTATCTTAATTACTCCAGCATGTGCTTTAATCATTTTTGCACCAGGATCCATCTATGCAACCTATTCTGATCCCGAAGTATGGGCACAGGTAATGAGTCTCTGTGTGGGACCAGCAACATTTGCAGGTTTGAGCATTAGTGGTCCAGAGTTATTTAGTTCAATGTCATTATTACATGATCAACAGCTTGGTGGAGTTTTAATGAAGATTATTCAAGAAATTGTTTATGGTGTTATCTTAGGACATGTATTCTTTGAATGGTACAGAAAGGATAATGCTGACTCTGAAAATGAGCTGAATCAGCCGACTCTAAAGCCTTCGCTTATCGAATAAATCTCCCAATTGACTGGGAGATTTTCTTTTTATTGAAAAAAAGGGATAACTAAATTAAAATTATTGTAGAAAATAAAAAAAAGTGAGGCTAATTCCATGGATTCTCTACCAATATTACCAACGATTAGTACCAGCTTTATCGTTTTAAGTGCTATTACGGTAGCAATTGGCTGGTGGCAAATTAAACAAAGGAAAATAGAAGCACATAAAAAGACCATGTTTACAGCTGCAATATTTGCACTTATTTTCTTTATCATCTATGCATCAAGAACGATTTTTATCGGAAATACAGCCTTTGGCGGTCCGGATAATCTAAAAATCTATTACACGATTTTTTTGATTTTTCATATCTTTTTAGCAACTACCGGAGCAGTTTTTGGAATTGTGACACTTTATACAGGTTATAAAAATAACCTTACCAAACACCGAAAGCTTGGTCCGATTACAAGTGTCATTTGGTTTTTTACAGCTATCACAGGTGTTGCGGTATACTTATTACTTTATATTTTTTACACCGGAGGAGAAACAACCTCGACGATAAAAGCAATATTAGGAATATAAAAGTGCCTGCAATGGCACTTTTTTCTATTATTAAAAGGAATTTCTGGTTATTAAGAGAAATATTTTAATAAAGGGAGTGATGGACTTGGAAATCGGAGAATTAAAGGAAAAGGATTATTTAGATCACTTAAGCTATCAATGTATGCTTTTCAATACAAAGTACCAGAGGACAGCGTAGCACAAAGACTTGAAATGTTAAAACAACATACCGTAATAGGAGCCTGGGAGGATAATAGTCTTGCAGCTAAGCTTCATATAATTCCTTACCATATTAATATGAAGGATAAACCATGGAAAATGGGTGGAATCGCAGGGGT
This Neobacillus sp. YX16 DNA region includes the following protein-coding sequences:
- the ctaG gene encoding cytochrome c oxidase assembly factor CtaG produces the protein MLTLDIFGFKALWSPYFLLSLLAITAVYFLITIKFRSKFVDSEPLTKKQAGLFLLSISLIYAIKGSPLDLMAHLMFYVHMISMAVLVLVIPPIFIFGIPVWIWRKLFKVRLINSLFRFFTKPLIALIIFNGLFSFYHIPMIFDRVMQNFWFHAGYSVLLFIVAIFMWWPLINPVPEQQRLSGLKKVGYIFADGILITPACALIIFAPGSIYATYSDPEVWAQVMSLCVGPATFAGLSISGPELFSSMSLLHDQQLGGVLMKIIQEIVYGVILGHVFFEWYRKDNADSENELNQPTLKPSLIE
- a CDS encoding DUF420 domain-containing protein, coding for MDSLPILPTISTSFIVLSAITVAIGWWQIKQRKIEAHKKTMFTAAIFALIFFIIYASRTIFIGNTAFGGPDNLKIYYTIFLIFHIFLATTGAVFGIVTLYTGYKNNLTKHRKLGPITSVIWFFTAITGVAVYLLLYIFYTGGETTSTIKAILGI